The [Clostridium] celerecrescens 18A genomic sequence GTTCCTGGAATTTAACAATACACTCATCGTGCATGCCATAGATGCTGCCGTCATCCTCTTTGCCTTTAATCCAGCATACACCGATGCTGCTCTCAGCCAAATCTATAAAATCGTAGCCATCGGGGACAGATGTATCTGATGGAAGGAACATGCCAATCCAGTATTCAAAAGTGTTTTCCAAATCGCTGCTGTTGCAGCGCATAAAACCCAGATAACTGTTTTCAATATTCGGGTCACCGCCAAGCTTTTCAAGCTCCCCAAACCAGCCGATTCGGAACCATTCCATCCATTTGTGACCAAATCCGCCAGATCTGTCAGCGTTGGTATAGCATTTCCCAATAAAACGCAATGAGGGTAAATGCTCTTTATAGACTTTAATAATCTCTGCCATTTTTAATCCCCCTATTTTACGACTTTTATAACCTTATTTTAACAGAAATCTGCCAGAATACAATATAACAGTATGGAAAAAAATGGAAAAAGATACTCTGATCAGACAGGAAGGCGAAACTACGGTATTTATTTGACATGAACTCAAATCATCAATATAATGAGAGCAAGAAAAAGGATGGTGATATTAAGTGCGAAGCTTTCTACTAAATACAAAGATGATTTCTCCGCCTCAGACAAGGAAAAGGTAGATGAAACAATGTTTGAGGCTTTCGTATATATCAGTTTCATCGACAACTGAAATGGAAGGCGTATAATGCATTATATTGTTTGCTTCATGAAAGAACAGGAGGTAATGAAATGTCAAATATTCATACTGTTATTAATAGGAATGATAATGAAATAAATGATTTGCTGAATATCTGGGAATCTGCTGTTGCAGCAACTCATTTGTTTTTATCAGAAGATGACATCCAGGCGATAAAACCAGATGTTATAGAGGGGTTAAAAGAAATAGAGCATTTGTATTGTTATTATGATGATAATGATACTGCTCATGGTTTCATAGGTGTGGCCAACAATAAAATTGAAATGCTGTTTATAAATGATAAAGCCAGAGGGAAAGGAATTGGAAAGAAGCTTATCCATTATGCTGTTGATCATTTAAATGCAAATTTTGTTGATGTAAATGAACAGAATGATCAGGGCATAGGATTTTATAAACACATGGGTTTTCATGTCATTAGCAGGTCAGAGCTTGATGAACAAGGCAGGCCATTTCCAATACTGCATCTCAAATTGAGTGACGGTTAAATAGTAACAGGTTGATTAGAAAAAGGCGAAGAACCATGCAGGGGATCGCCTTTTCGCCTAATATCTGCTTTATAATTCAACAGCATTATGTACCAAGTTTCCATAAAGATCTATTCTTTATCATTGCGAAGAAGTAAAAATGGTGATAATATATAGTTGATACACTCATATATTGACTGTGTCATATAAATAATGGAAAGGTAAAATTATGTCTGATAATTATATACGGGTATCAGGCGCAAGGGAGCGAAATCTAAAAAATATAGATGTCCTGATACCCAAAAAAGAAATTACGGTTTTTACCGGAGTATCCGGTTCTGGTAAATCATCACTCGTGTTTGATACAATAGCAGAAGAGTCGCAGAGGCAATTAAATGAAACCTATACCAGTTTTATTCGCCATCGTATGCCTCATTACGGAAAACCCGATGTGGACGCTATCGAAAATTTATCAGTAGCTTTTATAATCAACCAAAAACGGCTGGGCGGTAATGCACGGTCAACGGTGGGCACGGTTACAGATATTTATTCTTTATTACGTCTGTTGTTTTCGCGAATTGGAACCCCCTTTGCCGGCTATTCCGATGTTTTTTCATTCAATAATCCGGCTGGTATGTGCGGCAGCTGTCAGGGCTTAGGAAAGATGGAAGCGGTTGATATTGAACGGCTGTTAGATAAAAATAAATCCTTAAATGAGGGAGCAATCCGTTTTCCTACTTTTGAACCCGGCGGATGGCGGCTGACCCGTTATATTTATTCTGGCTTTTTTGATAATGATAAAAAAATTAAAGACTATTCCGCCGAAGAACTGGAGCTGCTTCTTTACGCTGACGGCATTAAGGTGAAAGATCCTCTTCCTGAATGGCCTAAAACTTCATTGTATGAGGGGGTGATTCCACGGATCGAGCGAAGCTTTCTCAAAAAAGAGGATGGGGAAAAAGTCAGATACAGCAAAGAAATTGAGGGCTTTGTCATGAAACAGGATTGTCCCCACTGCCATGGGACACGCTTGAATGACAGAGTATTATCCTGTAAAGTGAACGGTAAAAATATAGCGGAATGCGCAGATATGCAGATAAACGAACTGTTAGAATTTATCCAGTTCATCCATGCACCAGTGGCGGTAACAATCGTTTCAGAATTGGTGAATCGCCTTCAGCAAATGGTATCTATTGGATTAGATTATTTA encodes the following:
- a CDS encoding GNAT family N-acetyltransferase: MSNIHTVINRNDNEINDLLNIWESAVAATHLFLSEDDIQAIKPDVIEGLKEIEHLYCYYDDNDTAHGFIGVANNKIEMLFINDKARGKGIGKKLIHYAVDHLNANFVDVNEQNDQGIGFYKHMGFHVISRSELDEQGRPFPILHLKLSDG